From Salarias fasciatus chromosome 12, fSalaFa1.1, whole genome shotgun sequence, the proteins below share one genomic window:
- the pdxp gene encoding pyridoxal phosphate phosphatase yields the protein MAGAFGFKGCQKIRGPQIRSLLEAKDFFLFDCDGVIWHGEKAITGAAKVVSSLIRQGKNVVFVTNNCTRPRENYVSKFYRLGFTDVMLEQIFSSSYCSALYLRDVVKVRGQVFVIGCDGLRRELQEAGIPCLEEADDPDATIYDCALAPDVKAVLVGHDDKLTFLKLAKASCYLKDPECLFLATDNDPWHPLSGGRILPGSGSLTAALEVSSGRKATVIGKPSRFMFECISSQFSGVDPAQCLMVGDRLETDMLFGSNCGLDTMLTLTGVSQIEEAQEYRNSDLTTNHSLVPDYVVDTIADFLPAFEELDEQSN from the exons ATGGCAGGCGCCTTTGGATTCAAAGGCTGCCAGAAAATCCGAGGTCCGCAGATCCGGAGTCTGCTGGAGGCGAAAGACTTCTTCCTCTTCGACTGCGACGGGGTCATCTGGCACGGGGAGAAGGCGATCACCGGGGCCGCCAAGGTGGTGAGCTCGCTCATCCGGCAGGGCAAAAACGTGGTGTTCGTCACCAACAACTGCACCAGGCCGCGGGAGAATTATGTGAGCAAGTTCTACCGGCTGGGCTTCACCGACGTGATGCTGGAGCAGATCTTCAGCTCGTCCTACTGCTCGGCTCTCTACCTGCGGGACGTGGTCAAGGTCCGCGGCCAGGTGTTCGTCATCGGCTGCGACGGGCTGCgcagggagctgcaggaggcgggCATCCCCTgcctggaggaggcggacgaCCCGGACGCCACCATCTACGACTGCGCCCTGGCCCCGGACGTCAAGGCGGTGCTGGTGGGGCACGACGACAAACTGACTTTTCTCAAACTGGCCAAAGCGTCGTGCTACCTGAAGGACCCGGAGTGCCTGTTCCTGGCCACCGACAACGACCCCTGGCACCCCCTGTCAGGGGGGAGGATACTGCCAG GCTCCGGctctctcactgcagccttGGAGGTGTCCTCGGGCCGCAAAGCCACTGTGATCGGCAAGCCCAGCCGCTTCATGTTCGAGTGCATCTCCAGTCAGTTCAGCGGGGTGGATCCCGCGCAGTGCCTGATGGTCGGGGACCGCCTCGAGACGGATATGCTGTTCGGGTCCAACTGCGGCCTGGACACCATGCTCACTCTCACCGGTGTGTCTCAGATCGAGGAAGCCCAGGAGTACAGGAATAGTGACCTGACCACCAACCACAGCCTGGTGCCTGACTACGTGGTGGACACCATCGCCGATTTCCTACCTGCCTTCGAGGAACTGGATGAACAGAGCAATTGA